The following coding sequences lie in one Cloacibacillus sp. genomic window:
- a CDS encoding nitrilase-related carbon-nitrogen hydrolase, giving the protein MEGWKITLAQLAPTLTEVRKNAGRALEVMYESARRGSGLIVLPELYLSGYAVSGFIKSEAEKRALRADVAEGLSMLREGGKKSKTDILVSYPLFEEGAERPYIALEYIAGGETLALHRKINLCNYAQYTEHLNFTAGDEVVVAKSERGNAGLFVCEDLWHVTNAIFAVKLGAEVLFYPSAATVLERGAAPGCLRNWQRLTVGTAFSQTSYVVCCNQAAGGGEYYFGGSHVVAPDGELLLQLPFFEEAVADVVLDGKLLREVREMRPLVANERLDIYRKYI; this is encoded by the coding sequence ATGGAAGGATGGAAAATTACTCTGGCGCAGCTGGCTCCCACTTTGACGGAGGTGCGGAAAAACGCCGGGAGGGCTCTTGAAGTTATGTACGAGAGCGCTAGGCGCGGCAGCGGTCTCATCGTACTGCCGGAGCTTTATCTCTCCGGTTATGCCGTCTCCGGGTTTATCAAGAGCGAGGCGGAGAAAAGAGCTCTGCGGGCGGATGTGGCGGAGGGGCTTTCAATGCTGCGCGAGGGCGGTAAAAAGTCAAAGACGGACATTCTGGTCAGCTATCCGCTCTTTGAAGAGGGGGCGGAGAGGCCCTATATAGCGCTTGAATATATCGCCGGCGGGGAGACTCTCGCGCTGCACCGCAAAATAAATCTCTGCAACTATGCCCAATACACCGAACATCTTAATTTCACTGCGGGAGATGAGGTCGTCGTAGCAAAGTCTGAGCGGGGAAATGCTGGACTATTTGTTTGTGAGGATCTGTGGCATGTTACAAACGCCATCTTTGCCGTGAAGCTTGGAGCCGAAGTCCTTTTCTATCCATCCGCGGCGACGGTGCTCGAGAGGGGCGCCGCGCCGGGATGCCTCCGTAACTGGCAGCGTCTCACGGTTGGCACCGCTTTTTCACAGACGAGCTACGTCGTCTGCTGTAATCAGGCGGCCGGCGGAGGCGAGTATTATTTTGGGGGATCGCATGTGGTCGCCCCGGACGGCGAACTGCTTTTGCAGCTGCCGTTTTTCGAGGAGGCGGTCGCCGATGTCGTGCTTGACGGGAAACTGCTGCGCGAGGTCAGGGAGATGAGGCCCCTGGTCGCGAACGAGCGGTTGGATATCTACCGAAAATACATTTAA
- a CDS encoding PucR family transcriptional regulator — MDERGFFQFLVDVALTADSFQELLRKIAENLKSPACFKDANGTIYIESDDHVFSEQVGAYPLEELRQRYFIEKIRDGERLLGHFLLPKDYAADIDGRIDSAVLSIRVYCARKRAESERRQSAESDVLQRFLTGKLRLERAAAEFKERPFPLERGSMVAVIGYGKSQRDRSLKESEALSAIDEKFGRFFKRYVAWHERKKIVIAFTPQFPMDEGAACDFIEYTIENIKKRDETGEMFENLRIGFGSIKNDTEDLPKSYEEAEMAFRVACLLSGGGEWCRAWRSLGAMRLLMLFAGHPETDRFVESVLGKLITESPKGEYENLLDTLECIEKNSWNLKQSSVEMNFHYNTLKYRYQRIQEILDIDLALPVNRFNVALALKLYSLRGR; from the coding sequence ATGGACGAAAGAGGCTTTTTTCAGTTTCTCGTAGACGTGGCCCTGACAGCCGATTCCTTTCAGGAGCTTCTGCGGAAGATTGCGGAAAACCTCAAAAGCCCCGCCTGCTTTAAGGATGCTAACGGCACCATCTATATTGAGTCCGACGACCACGTCTTTAGCGAACAGGTCGGGGCCTATCCGCTGGAGGAGCTGCGGCAGCGTTATTTTATTGAAAAGATAAGGGACGGCGAGCGGCTGCTCGGGCATTTCCTGCTGCCTAAAGATTACGCCGCGGATATTGACGGGCGCATAGACTCCGCGGTGCTCTCCATACGCGTCTACTGCGCGAGGAAACGGGCGGAGAGCGAGCGGCGCCAGTCGGCGGAGTCAGATGTATTGCAGCGTTTTCTCACGGGAAAGCTGCGTCTTGAGAGGGCGGCGGCGGAATTCAAGGAGCGTCCCTTCCCCCTGGAGAGGGGCAGCATGGTCGCGGTGATCGGCTACGGTAAGAGCCAGCGCGACAGATCGCTGAAAGAGTCCGAGGCGCTGAGCGCGATAGACGAGAAGTTTGGCCGTTTTTTCAAGCGCTATGTGGCCTGGCATGAGAGAAAAAAGATCGTCATCGCCTTCACGCCGCAGTTTCCCATGGACGAGGGCGCGGCCTGCGACTTTATCGAATATACTATCGAAAATATAAAAAAACGGGACGAGACGGGAGAGATGTTTGAAAATCTCCGCATCGGTTTCGGCTCGATAAAAAATGACACCGAGGATCTGCCGAAAAGTTACGAGGAGGCGGAGATGGCTTTTCGCGTCGCCTGTCTTCTGAGCGGTGGCGGGGAGTGGTGCCGGGCCTGGCGTTCGCTTGGGGCAATGCGGCTTCTCATGCTCTTTGCCGGTCATCCCGAAACCGACAGATTTGTGGAGTCCGTGCTGGGAAAGCTTATCACGGAGAGTCCAAAGGGTGAATATGAGAACCTTTTGGATACCTTGGAGTGCATAGAAAAAAATTCATGGAATCTGAAACAGAGCTCCGTAGAAATGAATTTCCACTATAATACGTTAAAATATAGATATCAAAGAATACAGGAAATTTTGGATATCGATCTGGCTTTACCGGTCAACCGGTTCAACGTGGCGCTTGCTTTGAAATTATATTCTTTGAGGGGCAGATAA
- a CDS encoding M20/M25/M40 family metallo-hydrolase: MADISEIKNREINEARALNILQQLIRIRTHQPQGDEADAVKYILSLIGGNERISPRVISHGANRSTLLLHIKGRAERPPVLLMGHLDTIGLESTLRWKHYPYSADFSGGYVFGRGAINKGGATAMILAAEILSRCGELPCDVFFAFTADNDEDGLGARALVEGSFLEGIGEVIFVQPTGCMIGIAQKGVAWVRAEVSGHYAHAAFPKQSADVVKLLLEYHKKLNIMLRGEPHPYLGYNTCVITELESKGIARYMLPGSARASLDIRFLPAINEKKILSMINGTAKELNEKYPEAGFKICVDNLRLPCAMDENSPHIKRFEDIYRSLGYKPKKTGIYYLCDTSVVVPSLGIPFAIIGPGEDIYHSNEDEKIALEDIKKMAKLYCNYIVS; the protein is encoded by the coding sequence GTGGCTGACATAAGCGAGATAAAAAACAGGGAGATAAACGAGGCGCGGGCGCTCAATATACTGCAGCAGCTGATACGCATAAGGACCCATCAGCCGCAGGGCGACGAGGCCGACGCCGTAAAATATATCCTCTCCTTGATCGGCGGCAACGAAAGGATATCCCCGCGTGTGATATCGCACGGGGCAAACAGGAGCACTCTCCTGCTGCATATCAAGGGAAGGGCGGAGCGTCCTCCGGTCCTGCTGATGGGTCACCTCGATACGATCGGGCTGGAGAGCACTCTGCGCTGGAAGCATTATCCCTACAGCGCGGATTTTTCCGGCGGCTATGTCTTCGGCAGGGGAGCCATCAACAAGGGCGGGGCGACTGCGATGATCCTCGCGGCGGAGATACTCTCCCGCTGCGGCGAGCTTCCCTGCGATGTCTTCTTTGCCTTCACGGCGGACAACGACGAGGACGGCCTCGGGGCGAGGGCTCTCGTAGAGGGAAGTTTTCTGGAAGGTATTGGAGAGGTTATCTTTGTGCAGCCCACCGGCTGCATGATCGGTATCGCGCAGAAGGGGGTAGCCTGGGTCAGGGCTGAGGTCAGCGGGCATTACGCCCACGCGGCCTTTCCGAAACAGAGCGCGGACGTGGTGAAACTCCTTCTCGAATACCACAAAAAGCTGAATATAATGCTGCGCGGTGAGCCGCATCCCTATCTCGGTTATAACACCTGTGTCATCACTGAGCTTGAGTCAAAGGGGATAGCGCGCTATATGCTGCCCGGCAGCGCGAGAGCCTCTCTGGATATCAGGTTTCTCCCCGCGATAAACGAAAAGAAGATTCTATCGATGATCAACGGTACCGCCAAAGAATTGAATGAAAAATATCCGGAAGCCGGTTTCAAGATATGTGTGGACAATCTGCGACTGCCATGCGCGATGGACGAAAATTCCCCTCATATAAAGAGATTTGAGGATATATACAGATCGCTGGGATACAAACCAAAAAAGACGGGGATATACTATCTCTGTGATACATCCGTCGTCGTTCCCTCCCTCGGCATTCCCTTCGCCATAATAGGGCCGGGCGAGGATATCTATCACAGCAACGAGGATGAGAAGATCGCGCTGGAAGATATAAAGAAGATGGCTAAGCTGTACTGCAATTATATAGTCTCTTAA
- a CDS encoding MFS transporter, whose amino-acid sequence MPKYVSPTRDNPSIPASAWGYILLFFCITFISTALESGYYFMLPYLAGIGISAGELGGVVMGVCYGVSFSLRPFIPIAEQRFGGRSLIRFGYGCFFVSAAGVALFAGMVKSVILWRAVAGAGFGIVGIMMTAYERQFIPENIRGRSIGLISTAYNLPSLIVVPAMEFLISEGFFKSYIFFFPLLVTAGIAAIRRLPPLPAENAATHAYGETEEKASYLVLLKRPQIIFFIISAMLFALTDAGQLRFVQLAQERGVAASYFFSVSAGTALLFRIIFGHLIDRLPRKLCAPVSTTVTAAMMFTMTFVSTPAMLMLCGFTFGLAMGFGYPAFMCLTIDLGGRRYVTRLAVLFGLLYSSQFFITPIIMEFLIRLAGDAAGAYRLLYGAVFLAAAALVPLSPRVYRR is encoded by the coding sequence ATGCCGAAGTACGTCTCACCGACAAGAGATAATCCCAGCATCCCAGCCTCGGCGTGGGGTTATATACTGCTGTTTTTCTGTATCACCTTTATCAGCACCGCGCTTGAGAGCGGCTATTACTTCATGCTTCCCTACCTCGCGGGAATCGGAATCTCCGCGGGAGAGCTAGGCGGCGTAGTCATGGGGGTGTGCTACGGGGTCTCTTTCTCGCTGCGCCCCTTTATCCCGATAGCGGAACAGCGCTTCGGAGGCCGCAGCCTGATACGTTTCGGCTACGGCTGTTTCTTCGTCAGCGCGGCGGGCGTCGCGCTCTTTGCGGGAATGGTGAAGAGCGTGATCCTGTGGCGCGCCGTCGCCGGCGCCGGCTTCGGGATCGTCGGCATCATGATGACGGCCTATGAGCGGCAGTTTATACCTGAAAATATCCGCGGCCGCAGCATCGGGCTGATCTCCACCGCCTACAATCTGCCCTCTCTCATCGTTGTGCCGGCGATGGAGTTCCTGATCTCAGAGGGCTTTTTCAAAAGCTATATATTTTTCTTTCCGCTGCTGGTGACAGCCGGCATCGCCGCCATAAGGCGCCTGCCACCGCTCCCCGCCGAGAACGCAGCCACACACGCGTACGGAGAAACGGAGGAGAAGGCCTCTTATCTTGTACTGCTCAAGAGACCGCAGATAATCTTTTTCATTATCTCAGCCATGCTATTCGCTCTCACCGACGCGGGGCAGCTGCGCTTTGTGCAGCTGGCGCAGGAACGAGGCGTCGCCGCCTCCTACTTCTTCAGCGTCTCGGCGGGAACGGCGCTGTTGTTCAGGATTATTTTCGGACATCTCATCGACCGGCTGCCGCGCAAGCTGTGCGCGCCGGTATCGACTACGGTAACGGCGGCGATGATGTTCACGATGACCTTCGTCTCCACCCCTGCGATGCTGATGCTCTGCGGCTTTACCTTCGGCCTCGCGATGGGCTTCGGTTATCCGGCCTTTATGTGTCTGACGATAGACCTTGGGGGACGGCGCTATGTGACGCGCCTCGCCGTCCTCTTCGGCCTGCTCTATTCCAGTCAGTTCTTCATTACGCCGATCATCATGGAATTCCTCATCCGGCTAGCGGGCGACGCGGCTGGAGCCTACCGCCTGCTCTACGGCGCGGTATTCCTCGCCGCGGCGGCTCTTGTACCACTGAGTCCGCGGGTATACCGGCGTTAA